TCCTCGCGGTCGAGCGGCTGGTGGAGCAGGTCCACCTTGGCGCCGCTGATGGCGGTCTGGATGGTGCGCGAGATCGTGGCCACGCTGATGCCGTGGAGCGCGGCCTTGGTGCGGTCCACGCGCAGGTGCACGGTCGGCTGCTGGGCCTCGACATACCAGTCGATGTCCACGACGCCCTCGGTCCGGGTGAAGATTTCCTTCACGCGGGTGGCGAGGGCGAGGCGGGACTCCTCCGCCGGGCCGTAGATTTCGGCCACGAGAGTCTGCAACACCGGCGGGCCGGGCGGCACCTCGGCGACGGCGAGCGTGGCGCCGTGCTTGGCGGCCAGGGCGGATAGTGTCGGGCGGACCCGCTCGGCGATGTCGTGGCTCTGGGCGGAGCGTTCGTGTTTGGGCCGGAGATTGACCTGGATGTCGGCGACGTTCGGTCCGCGGCGCATGAAGTAGTGGCGCACGAGACCGTTGAAATTGAACGGTGACGCCGTGCCCGCGTAGATCTGGTAATCGCGCACCTCGGGTTCGGTGCGGAGGGCGGCGGCGAGTTCGCGGGCGAGGCGGGTGGTCTCCTCCAGCGTCGTGCCCTCGGGGGTGTCGAGGATGATCTGGAACTCCGACTTGTTGTCGAAGGGCAGCATCTTGACCTTCACGAAGCCCGTCGGAACCAGCGCCATTGCGCCGAGGAGGAGAACGGCCACGAAGCCGAGGAAACCCCAGCGCCAGCGGGCGCGGGCGATCATCGGGTCCATGATGCGGTGGTAGAGCCGCGTGAAGAAGGTGTCGGGCGCCTCATCGTGCAGGTCGGCGGCGTGCGCGGCGGAAACCTTCGGCGCATGCCGGCCGAGCACGCGCAGCGCGGCCCAGGGCGTGACCGTGAACGCGACCACCAGCGAGAACAACATGGCCGCGCTGGCGCCGATCGGGATCGGCCGCATGTAGGGCCCCATCAGGCCGCCGACAAAGGCCATCGGCAGCACCGCGGCGATGACCGCCCAGGTGGCGAGCACGGTGGGGTTGCCCACCTCGCTCACGGCTTCGACGGCGATCTGGTGGAGCGACTTGCCGCAGGCCGAGGGCAGGCGCTGGTGGCGCACGATGTTTTCCACGACCACGATCGCGTCGTCCACCAGGATGCCGATGGAGAAGATCAGTGCGAAAAGCGTGATGCGGTTCAGCGTGTAACCGTAGAGGTAGAACACCAGCAGCGTCAGCCCGAGCGTAACGGGGATGGCGAGGAGCACGACGAGCGACTCGCGCCAGCCGAGGAAGAACAGGATGAGCAGCGCCACGCCGAACACCGCGATCCCCATGTGCAGGAGCAGCTCGTTGGATTTCTCGCTGGCGGTCGCGCCGTAGTCGCGGGTGAAGGTGACGCCGACGTCGGCCGGCAACAGCACGCCGCGCAGGCGGTTCACGGTGTCCTCAACGGAGTGCACAACGGTCACGGCATTGGCGCCGGGTCGTTTGGCGATGCTGAGGGTGACGGCGGCCTCCTCGAAATTTACGATTTTCGAATTTTGATTCTCGATCGAAGAAGCGTGGGTGCCGCGGCCGAACAGCACGTAGTCCGTGGGCTCGGCGGGACCGTCGGTGATTTCGGCGACGTCGCGGAGGAAGATGGGGCGGTCCTGCGAGACGCCGAGCACGAGGTTGGCGACATCCGTGGCGTCGCGGAAATAGCCGCCGGTCTCGATCAGCAGGTTGCGGTTGGCGGTCGTGAGGGCGCCGTCCTGGCTGCGGGCGTTGGCGGCGCGGAGGGCGGCGGCGAGGTCATCGAGCGTGAGCTGGCGCGAGGCGAGCTTGACCGGGTCCACCTGCACCCGGAGCTGGCGGCGCACACCGCCGATGAGCGTGGTCTCGGCCACGTCGGGCAGGGCCTTGATGGCGTCGTCGAGCTGGGCGGCGAGTCGGCGCAGGGCTAGGTGGTCGTGCGTGGTGCTGTGCAGGGTGACGGCGGCAACGGGCACGTCGTCGATCGTGCGCGGCTTGATGAGCGGGGCGCTGACGCCGGGCGGGATACGGTCGTAGTTGGCCGACAGCTTCTGGGTGAGGCGCACGAGACTCTGCTCGAGGTCGGAGCCGACCTTGAAGCGCACGATGACCAGCGAACTGCCGGGCCGGGAAGTGGAGTAGAGGTATTCGACGCCGGGAATTTCCCAGAGGAGTTTCTCCATCGGACGGGTGACGCGGTTTTCAACCTCGCGGGCCGTCGCGCCGGGCATGCCGACGAGCACGTCCACCATCGGCACCTTGATCTGCGGCTCTTCCTCGCGCGGCAGCATGATCACGGCGAAGAGGCCGAGCAGGAGGGACGCGACGACCGCCAGCGGCGTGAGGCGGGAGTCGGTAAACATCTCGGCCAGCCGACCGGCGAAGCCGTGCGGCGGGGGCTGGGCGGGGGCGCTCATGGCTGGGACGTGACGGGCTGGCCGTCGCGCAGGGCGGCGGGCGGGGCGAGCACGACGGTTTCGCCGGGGTGCAGCCCGGAGAGAATTTCGGTGCGGTCCGCGGTGGTGCGGCCGGTTTTGACGAGCCGAAGGATGGCGCGGCCATCCTCGACCACAAAGACGCGCTCAATCTGGCCGAAGCGGCTGATCGCGGAGGCGGGCGCCCAAAGGGCTTCGGAAGCGGTGGTGGCAACCTGCAGCCGGACATACTGGCCCGAGCGCGCCACGCCGACCGGCAGCGCCACCTTGACCAGCACGGAGCGGCTGACGGTGTCGGCAGCGGTGGAAAGTTCCTCGATGGTGCCGCTGATCGGGGTCGCGCCGTCGTTTACGACCACAGCCAGCGCATCGCCGATGCGAAGCCGGCTGGCCGCCTGTTCGGGCACGGTGCCCTCGGCGCGCAGCCGGGCGGTGGATTCCAGCACCAACAGTGGCAGACCCGGCGTGGCCAGGTCACCAGGCAGCACGTGCTTCCCGGTGATCACTCCGGCAAAGGGCGCGCGGATGCTGGCGTGCGCGAGCATCGCCTCGGCCTCGGCGAGGCCGGCCTGGGCAAAACGCAGGCGATCCTCGGCGTCGCGCAGCGTGTCGGGCGGGTTGACGCCCTTGGCGACAAGGGTGCGCTCGCGCTCCACGGCGCGCGCGGCCTCGGCGAGCTGGGCCTGGGCCTGACGCACGCGGGCCTCGGTTTCCGGCACGCTGAGGGTGACGAGAAGTTCGCCGGCTTTCACCTCCTGGCCGAGCCCCCACGGGAGCGATGCAACGGTGCCGGTGAGCTTGGCGGAAAGGGCCGCGCGCTCAACCGGCCGCACCGTGGCGGGCATCTCGATCAAGGCGGGCAGGAACTCGCCCACCGTCAGACTGGTTCGCACCGGCACGGACGCGGCCGCCGGCGGGGCGACAGCCGCCTCCTTCCGGGTGCAACCGGTGACCAAAGCGAGGGCGAGCGGGAGAATGAACAGCAGCGGGCGCATGACGGCGGGTCAGGAGCGCTGGCCGCCCCAGTGGATCACGTCGTTGGCGTCCACCCAACCGAGCTTCCGCAGGATCAGGGTGGGCGGACAAAAACCGGTGAAGACGGACTGGACGAGGTTGAGGCCGACGAAGGCGGGCACCAGCAGCCACCAGGGGCTGACCCAGTGGGTGAGGGCGACGCCGATCAGGGTGACGGAACCGGCGAGCAGGCGGATGAGATTATGGGTGGTCATGAGGAGAAGGCGGTTGACTTTATATGAGCATATACGCATATACTTGCAATCAGGTCAAGAGGTTGTTTTCTCGCCCGGATGCCCAAACACCGCCCGCTCTCCGAGGACGCCCTGCAGCTCGTGGCCCAGCGCTTCGCCGTGCTGGCCGAGCCGATGCGCCTGCGGCTCATCCAGGCCCTGTTCGCCGGGGAGAAGAACGTGACCGACCTGGTGGGGGTGACGGGCGGCACCCAGGCCAACGTCTCGCGCCACCTGCAGACGCTGACGGCGGCGCACATCCTTGCGCGGCGCAAGGAGGGGCTGCAGGTCTTCTACCGCATCGCCGACCCGACGATCCCGAAGCTGTGCGAGCTCGTGTGCGGCAGCCTGGAGAAGACCCTGAGCCGGCAGGTCGCGCAGTTCGAGACGGTCGGCTGATTTTCCCGCATGACCTACAAGAAGATCAGAATGGCGAACCGGAAGCGGATCGCACTCGTGGCGCACGACGGCCAGAAGCAGAGCATCGTGGACTGGGTGCGCTACAACAAGGCCGTGCTCGTTGAGCACGACCTCTGGGCGACCGGCACGACCGGCGGCCTCGTCGAAAAGGTGCTCGGCAAGCCGGTGCACAAGCTCCAGAGCGGCCCGCTCGGCGGCGACCAGCAGATTGGCGCGCTGATCGTCGAGGGGAAGATCGACCTGCTGATGTTCTTCTGGGACCCGTTGGCCGCCCAGCCCCACGATCCCGACGTGAAGGCGCTCCTGCGCATGGCCGTCGTCTGGAACGTGCCCGTGGCCTGCGACCGCGCCACGGCGGATTTTCTGATCTCGTCGCCCCTCATGCACGGCGAATACGAGCGCCTCGTGCCTGACTACGAGGCCTACGCGAAGCGCAGTCTGCCCGTGGACATGAAGCCGGCGGGGAAGACGGGCAAGGGAAAGGACTGACCACGGGTTTGTAACTTATCAGGTTACAAACCACCGGCAAGGTGCCACCGGCCGGGCCCGCGCGCTGGGCCGTGGTGTGCGCGTTAGCATCCGCGCAAAGGCGGGTGGGATTCCGGAGGCGATTTCTCCGGACCGGTGGTAGCCTGCAGTCCCGTCGCGCGTCTCACCCGCTACCGGTTGGATCCACCGCCGGACCTTGCCCATCCCCCCATGAAGCTGCCCTGCCGTTTGCTCGCCTTGTCCCTGTTCGCCGTCGCCGCCCTGCCCGCGGTCGAGGAGGTTTCCAGTCAGATTCCGCCGCACCCGCCACGGTTGCCCGAGGGCATCCCCGCGTTTCCGGGTGCCTGGGGCGGCGGCATGTTCACGACCGGCGGTCGGGGCGGCCGCGTGATCGCGGTGACCAACCTCCATGACCGCGGCCCCGGCAGCCTGCGGGCCGCAGTTGAGGCCGAGGGTCCGCGCATGGTGGTGTTTCGCGTGGCCGGCACGATCTGGCTCGAGTCGAACCTCAACATCAACCACCCGCACCTCACCGTGGCGGGGCAGAGTGCGCCGGGCGACGGCATCTGCATCGCGCACCACTCGCTGAACATCAACACGCACAACGTCATCATCCGCCACCTGCGCGCCCGTCGCGGCCGGCCCGAGGGCGGACAAGGCTCCGACAACATCGGCGGCAATCCCGTCGGTCAGATCATCATCGACCACTGTTCCACGAGTTGGGGCATGGACGAGAACCTCTCGCTCTACCGATACATGCAGCCCCAGCCCGACGGTTCCGCCGTGAAGCTGGCCGTGAAGAATCTCACGATCCAGTGGAGCATCTCGAGCGAGGCGCTGAACGCCAAGAACCACGCCTTCGGCGGCACCTGGGGCGGCGAGGACGCGACGTTCCACCACAACCTTTTCGCCAGCAACACGGCCCGAAATCCGTCCATCGGCATGTCGGGCGAGTTCGATTT
This DNA window, taken from Oleiharenicola lentus, encodes the following:
- a CDS encoding efflux RND transporter permease subunit, with translation MSAPAQPPPHGFAGRLAEMFTDSRLTPLAVVASLLLGLFAVIMLPREEEPQIKVPMVDVLVGMPGATAREVENRVTRPMEKLLWEIPGVEYLYSTSRPGSSLVIVRFKVGSDLEQSLVRLTQKLSANYDRIPPGVSAPLIKPRTIDDVPVAAVTLHSTTHDHLALRRLAAQLDDAIKALPDVAETTLIGGVRRQLRVQVDPVKLASRQLTLDDLAAALRAANARSQDGALTTANRNLLIETGGYFRDATDVANLVLGVSQDRPIFLRDVAEITDGPAEPTDYVLFGRGTHASSIENQNSKIVNFEEAAVTLSIAKRPGANAVTVVHSVEDTVNRLRGVLLPADVGVTFTRDYGATASEKSNELLLHMGIAVFGVALLILFFLGWRESLVVLLAIPVTLGLTLLVFYLYGYTLNRITLFALIFSIGILVDDAIVVVENIVRHQRLPSACGKSLHQIAVEAVSEVGNPTVLATWAVIAAVLPMAFVGGLMGPYMRPIPIGASAAMLFSLVVAFTVTPWAALRVLGRHAPKVSAAHAADLHDEAPDTFFTRLYHRIMDPMIARARWRWGFLGFVAVLLLGAMALVPTGFVKVKMLPFDNKSEFQIILDTPEGTTLEETTRLARELAAALRTEPEVRDYQIYAGTASPFNFNGLVRHYFMRRGPNVADIQVNLRPKHERSAQSHDIAERVRPTLSALAAKHGATLAVAEVPPGPPVLQTLVAEIYGPAEESRLALATRVKEIFTRTEGVVDIDWYVEAQQPTVHLRVDRTKAALHGISVATISRTIQTAISGAKVDLLHQPLDREDVDLVLELPRALRSRPEDLLSIQLRSDHDDIIRAGERPLVPLGELVTLQRTDGERNLYRKNLRPVTYVTADVAGAVASPAYALFAMNRELAKLDGRAFGGTSPEIPLYHLNMPDTDLEPAIKWDGEWHVTLEVFRDLGLAFAAVCILIYMLMVGWFKSYLTPFLIMIVIPLSLIGILPAHAAMGAFFTATSMIGFMAGAGIVVRNSIILVDFIELRRSQGLRLAEAVVEAGAVRFRPMLLTALAVIVGASVILADPIFQGLALSLMAGEVASLLISRFAVPILYYMMNIRHDPVAGATRADCPVPPAT
- a CDS encoding efflux RND transporter periplasmic adaptor subunit; the encoded protein is MRPLLFILPLALALVTGCTRKEAAVAPPAAASVPVRTSLTVGEFLPALIEMPATVRPVERAALSAKLTGTVASLPWGLGQEVKAGELLVTLSVPETEARVRQAQAQLAEAARAVERERTLVAKGVNPPDTLRDAEDRLRFAQAGLAEAEAMLAHASIRAPFAGVITGKHVLPGDLATPGLPLLVLESTARLRAEGTVPEQAASRLRIGDALAVVVNDGATPISGTIEELSTAADTVSRSVLVKVALPVGVARSGQYVRLQVATTASEALWAPASAISRFGQIERVFVVEDGRAILRLVKTGRTTADRTEILSGLHPGETVVLAPPAALRDGQPVTSQP
- a CDS encoding YgaP family membrane protein, translated to MTTHNLIRLLAGSVTLIGVALTHWVSPWWLLVPAFVGLNLVQSVFTGFCPPTLILRKLGWVDANDVIHWGGQRS
- a CDS encoding ArsR/SmtB family transcription factor — protein: MPKHRPLSEDALQLVAQRFAVLAEPMRLRLIQALFAGEKNVTDLVGVTGGTQANVSRHLQTLTAAHILARRKEGLQVFYRIADPTIPKLCELVCGSLEKTLSRQVAQFETVG
- a CDS encoding methylglyoxal synthase; this encodes MTYKKIRMANRKRIALVAHDGQKQSIVDWVRYNKAVLVEHDLWATGTTGGLVEKVLGKPVHKLQSGPLGGDQQIGALIVEGKIDLLMFFWDPLAAQPHDPDVKALLRMAVVWNVPVACDRATADFLISSPLMHGEYERLVPDYEAYAKRSLPVDMKPAGKTGKGKD
- a CDS encoding pectate lyase family protein, whose translation is MKLPCRLLALSLFAVAALPAVEEVSSQIPPHPPRLPEGIPAFPGAWGGGMFTTGGRGGRVIAVTNLHDRGPGSLRAAVEAEGPRMVVFRVAGTIWLESNLNINHPHLTVAGQSAPGDGICIAHHSLNINTHNVIIRHLRARRGRPEGGQGSDNIGGNPVGQIIIDHCSTSWGMDENLSLYRYMQPQPDGSAVKLAVKNLTIQWSISSEALNAKNHAFGGTWGGEDATFHHNLFASNTARNPSIGMSGEFDFRNNVIFNWGHRTMDGGDETSLVNVIANYYKPGPASKPDMVATLARIEQRSQYSPGSAVAAGGWYPKAAPRPGKWYVAGNVVEGHEAVTRDNWRGMRGPAELARVNTPFEGWPVAQQTAPDAYAAVLAKAGATLPRRDAVDARIMEMVRTGKVTVGDGIIRDPKEVGGFPPLTFDPATVLADTDGDGMPDAWEKLHRFDAANPADGATDADGDGYTNIEEWLNGTNPREAIDYRNLGNNVDTIS